A DNA window from Vagococcus penaei contains the following coding sequences:
- a CDS encoding dihydrolipoyllysine-residue acetyltransferase, which translates to MAFKFKLPDIGEGIAEGEIVKWFVKEGDTINEDDTMLEVQNDKSVEEIPSPVTGKVIKVVVPEGTVANVGDVLVEIDAPGHEDDEASAPAPVVEAPKAEAPAAPAGGVFQFKLPDIGEGIAEGEIVKWFVKEGDTINEDDTMLEVQNDKSVEEIPSPVTGKVVKVVVPEGTVANVGDVLVEIDAPGHNNAPAAVPATPAAASTSAAPKATSTGAATGNPSKRVLAMPSVRQYAREKGIDITTVVPTGKGGRVVKEDIDNFGGAPVAAPEVASTQATPEAAPAASKTAAPKAAPAPFVGAPEAEVREKMTPTRKAIAKAMVNSKHTAPHVTLHDEVEVSKLWDHRKKFKSVAADRDTKLTFLPYVVKALTVTMKKFPIMNASIDDSTDEIVYKNYYNIGIATDTDHGLYVPNVKNADTKSMFDIADEINSKAALAIEGKLTAADMRGGTVTISNIGSVGGSWFTPVINYPEVAILGVGTIVQQPVVNADGEIVVGRMMKLSLSFDHRIVDGATAQKAMNNIKRLLADPELLLMEG; encoded by the coding sequence ATGGCGTTTAAATTTAAATTACCAGATATTGGTGAAGGTATTGCAGAAGGCGAAATCGTAAAATGGTTCGTTAAAGAAGGCGATACAATCAATGAAGATGATACAATGTTAGAAGTTCAAAATGACAAATCTGTTGAAGAGATTCCATCTCCAGTAACAGGTAAAGTTATTAAAGTTGTTGTTCCAGAAGGGACAGTAGCTAACGTTGGTGACGTATTAGTAGAGATTGATGCACCTGGTCATGAAGATGACGAAGCAAGTGCACCAGCTCCAGTAGTGGAAGCTCCAAAAGCTGAAGCACCAGCTGCACCAGCAGGCGGCGTATTCCAATTTAAATTACCAGATATTGGTGAAGGTATTGCAGAAGGCGAAATCGTAAAATGGTTCGTTAAAGAAGGCGATACAATCAATGAAGATGATACAATGTTAGAAGTTCAAAACGACAAATCTGTTGAAGAGATTCCATCTCCAGTAACAGGTAAAGTTGTTAAAGTTGTTGTTCCAGAAGGGACAGTGGCTAATGTTGGTGACGTGTTAGTAGAGATTGATGCACCTGGTCACAACAATGCACCGGCAGCAGTTCCTGCAACACCTGCGGCAGCTTCAACATCAGCAGCACCAAAAGCAACGTCTACTGGCGCAGCAACAGGTAATCCATCTAAGCGTGTCTTAGCAATGCCATCTGTTCGACAATATGCACGTGAAAAAGGTATTGATATTACAACAGTTGTTCCAACTGGTAAAGGTGGACGTGTTGTTAAAGAAGATATTGATAACTTCGGTGGCGCTCCGGTAGCAGCACCAGAAGTAGCTTCAACTCAAGCGACTCCTGAAGCAGCTCCAGCAGCATCAAAAACAGCAGCACCAAAAGCAGCACCAGCTCCATTTGTTGGCGCACCAGAAGCTGAAGTTAGAGAAAAAATGACACCAACACGTAAAGCAATTGCTAAAGCAATGGTTAATAGTAAACATACAGCTCCACATGTTACTTTACACGATGAAGTTGAAGTGTCTAAATTATGGGATCACCGTAAGAAATTTAAATCAGTTGCAGCAGATCGCGACACAAAATTAACATTCTTACCATATGTTGTTAAAGCTTTAACAGTAACAATGAAAAAATTCCCAATTATGAACGCATCAATTGATGATTCAACAGATGAAATTGTCTACAAAAACTATTACAATATTGGTATCGCAACAGATACAGATCACGGATTATATGTACCAAACGTGAAAAATGCTGATACTAAGAGTATGTTTGATATTGCAGATGAAATTAATTCAAAAGCTGCTTTAGCGATTGAAGGAAAATTAACTGCAGCTGACATGCGTGGTGGTACAGTAACAATTAGTAATATTGGTTCTGTTGGTGGAAGCTGGTTCACACCGGTAATTAACTACCCAGAAGTAGCAATTTTAGGTGTTGGTACGATTGTACAACAACCAGTTGTAAATGCAGATGGTGAAATTGTTGTCGGACGTATGATGAAATTATCATTGAGCTTTGACCACCGTATCGTAGATGGAGCAACTGCTCAAAAAGCTATGAACAATATTAAACGTTTATTAGCAGATCCAGAATTATTATTAATGGAAGGTTAA
- a CDS encoding alpha-ketoacid dehydrogenase subunit beta produces MAQKTMIQAITDALALELELNPDVLVFGEDVGNNGGVFRATEGLQEKFGEDRVFDTPLAESGIGGLAFGLALEGFRPVPEIQFFGFVFEVFDSVAGQMSRTRYRMSGTRNMPITIRSPFGGGVHTPELHSDNLEGLMAQTPGLRVVIPSNPYDAKGLLISAIRDNDPVIFLEHMKLYRSFREEVPDGAYTVPLDKAAVTREGTDVSIITYGAMVRESVKAAEELEKQDISVEVIDLRTVAPLDIDTIIASVEKTGRVVVVQEAQKQAGVGAQVVSEISERAVLSLEAPIGRISAPDTVFPFGQAENTWLPNASDIEAKVKEVYEF; encoded by the coding sequence ATGGCACAAAAAACAATGATTCAAGCAATTACTGATGCTTTAGCTTTAGAATTAGAGTTAAATCCAGATGTATTAGTATTTGGTGAGGACGTAGGTAACAACGGTGGGGTATTCCGTGCCACTGAAGGTTTACAAGAAAAATTTGGTGAAGACCGCGTATTCGATACACCATTAGCAGAATCTGGTATTGGTGGTTTAGCTTTTGGTTTAGCACTTGAAGGTTTCCGCCCAGTTCCTGAAATTCAATTCTTTGGTTTTGTGTTTGAAGTCTTTGACTCAGTTGCCGGCCAAATGTCACGTACACGTTACCGTATGAGTGGTACTCGTAACATGCCGATCACTATTCGTTCTCCGTTTGGTGGTGGGGTACATACACCTGAGCTACACTCAGATAACTTAGAAGGTTTAATGGCACAAACACCTGGTTTACGTGTGGTTATTCCAAGTAATCCATATGATGCAAAAGGCCTATTAATTTCAGCTATCCGTGATAACGATCCAGTTATCTTCTTAGAGCACATGAAATTATACCGTTCATTCCGTGAGGAAGTGCCAGATGGTGCTTACACAGTACCTTTAGATAAAGCAGCTGTTACTCGTGAAGGAACTGATGTATCAATCATTACTTATGGTGCAATGGTTCGTGAATCAGTTAAAGCCGCTGAAGAATTAGAAAAACAAGATATTTCAGTAGAAGTTATCGACTTACGTACTGTGGCTCCTTTAGATATTGATACAATTATTGCATCAGTTGAAAAAACTGGCCGTGTTGTTGTGGTTCAAGAAGCTCAAAAACAAGCAGGTGTTGGTGCACAAGTTGTATCTGAAATTTCTGAGAGAGCTGTTCTTTCATTAGAAGCACCTATCGGACGTATTTCTGCGCCAGATACTGTATTCCCATTCGGTCAAGCTGAAAACACTTGGTTACCAAATGCATCTGACATTGAAGCGAAAGTTAAAGAAGTTTACGAATTTTAA
- the pdhA gene encoding pyruvate dehydrogenase (acetyl-transferring) E1 component subunit alpha has translation MAKKKINPLDFAALLEDINADFPTVQVLDENGKIVDKDLVPDLTDEELVQLMTDMVWSRVLDQRSTALNRQGRLGFFAPTAGQEASQLASQFAMDKEDVLLPGYRDVPQLIKHGLPLTEAFLWSRGHAAGNNYPQDLKALPPQIIIGAQYVQAAGVALGLKKRGKANVAYTYTGDGGSSQGDFYEGINFAGAYKANAVFFIQNNGYAISTPREVQTAAKTLAQKGIAAGIPSIQVDGMDPLAVYQVTKAARDWAIAGNGPVLIETLTFRYGPHTLSGDDPTRYRSKETEDEWHAKDPLTRFRIYLTEKGLWSEEKEEAVIEQTKEDIKAAIKEADAAPKQKVSDFLKNMFEVTPKSIQEQIDTFEAKESK, from the coding sequence ATGGCTAAGAAAAAAATAAACCCACTTGATTTTGCAGCACTGTTAGAAGATATCAATGCTGATTTTCCAACTGTTCAGGTATTGGATGAGAATGGTAAAATCGTTGATAAAGATTTAGTTCCAGATTTAACTGATGAAGAGTTAGTACAATTAATGACTGATATGGTATGGTCACGTGTCCTAGATCAACGTTCAACAGCCCTAAATCGTCAAGGTCGTTTAGGATTCTTTGCTCCAACAGCTGGTCAAGAAGCAAGTCAATTAGCAAGTCAATTTGCTATGGATAAGGAAGATGTTTTATTACCGGGATATCGTGATGTTCCTCAATTGATTAAACATGGTTTACCTTTAACTGAAGCATTCTTATGGTCAAGAGGACATGCAGCTGGTAACAACTATCCTCAAGATTTGAAAGCATTACCACCACAAATCATCATTGGTGCACAATACGTTCAGGCAGCTGGTGTTGCATTAGGACTTAAAAAACGCGGTAAAGCCAATGTTGCTTATACATATACTGGTGATGGCGGTTCATCACAAGGAGATTTCTATGAAGGGATTAACTTTGCTGGTGCTTACAAAGCAAACGCTGTTTTCTTTATTCAAAATAATGGGTATGCAATTTCAACACCACGTGAAGTACAAACAGCAGCTAAAACATTAGCACAAAAAGGTATCGCAGCTGGAATTCCAAGTATTCAAGTTGATGGTATGGATCCATTAGCAGTTTACCAAGTGACAAAAGCGGCACGTGATTGGGCGATTGCTGGAAATGGTCCAGTATTAATCGAAACATTAACATTCCGTTATGGTCCACATACATTATCTGGAGACGATCCAACAAGATATCGTTCAAAAGAAACTGAAGATGAGTGGCACGCAAAAGACCCATTAACTCGTTTCCGTATTTATTTAACTGAAAAAGGGTTATGGTCTGAAGAAAAAGAAGAAGCTGTCATCGAACAAACAAAAGAAGATATCAAAGCAGCAATTAAAGAAGCAGATGCAGCACCAAAACAAAAAGTATCTGATTTCTTAAAAAATATGTTTGAAGTAACACCTAAATCAATTCAAGAACAAATTGATACTTTTGAAGCAAAGGAGTCGAAATAA
- a CDS encoding superoxide dismutase — protein MTYKLPELPYAYDALEPYIDELTMKLHHDKHHNTYVTNLNAAIEKHPELGKQTIEELVANLNDVPEDIQMAVRNNGGGHANHAFFWEVMAPNAGGEPTGAIKGAIESAFGDFDTFKKEFKAAAVGRFGSGWAWLVDNNGKLEIMSTPNQDSPLTEGKTPLLGIDVWEHAYYKKYSNVRPDYIEAFFNVVNWDQVNKNYAATK, from the coding sequence ATGACTTATAAATTACCAGAATTACCATATGCTTATGATGCATTGGAACCATACATTGATGAATTAACAATGAAATTACATCACGATAAACATCACAATACATACGTGACTAACTTAAACGCAGCAATTGAAAAACACCCTGAATTAGGCAAACAAACAATTGAAGAATTAGTTGCTAATTTAAACGATGTTCCTGAAGATATCCAGATGGCTGTCCGTAACAACGGTGGTGGACATGCTAACCATGCTTTCTTCTGGGAAGTAATGGCACCGAATGCTGGTGGTGAACCAACGGGAGCAATTAAAGGTGCAATCGAATCAGCATTTGGCGACTTTGACACATTCAAGAAAGAATTCAAAGCAGCAGCTGTTGGCCGTTTTGGTTCTGGTTGGGCTTGGTTAGTTGATAATAATGGAAAATTAGAAATTATGTCAACGCCAAATCAAGATTCACCTTTAACAGAAGGTAAAACGCCTTTATTAGGTATTGATGTTTGGGAACATGCTTATTACAAAAAATATAGTAATGTTCGTCCTGATTATATTGAAGCATTTTTCAATGTTGTTAACTGGGATCAAGTAAATAAAAACTACGCAGCAACAAAATAA
- a CDS encoding DUF1189 domain-containing protein: MKTLFTTINKTIKSPVELLHYRNKKGFAAFGYLLLLTLILSIPMIVESISLGSIFQKDGELILNKLPDFSIKDGTLTTDKEDSGFVYQTNSIIFTFDPENKRSAHDVTEDGATGALAVGLLKNEVVVGLPTVGTASDMVENLTFPYKSMPLAPILNKSTVSAMLTNKSSMITFLVVMIITAFLLVLGNFVMNLLLLTIVANLSNKLRQTTLTFGQTFKLLIYCSTIPSILSVILQLLVPTDLPYSTFSVVLTVFIYFSMFPRLTKKS; this comes from the coding sequence ATGAAAACACTCTTTACAACCATCAACAAGACCATTAAAAGTCCCGTTGAACTGTTACATTATCGCAATAAAAAAGGCTTCGCAGCTTTTGGTTACTTACTATTATTAACGTTAATTTTAAGCATTCCAATGATTGTTGAATCAATTAGTTTAGGCAGTATCTTTCAAAAAGATGGCGAATTAATTTTAAATAAATTACCAGATTTTTCAATTAAAGATGGGACGCTTACAACTGATAAAGAGGACTCAGGCTTTGTCTATCAAACAAACTCAATTATCTTTACTTTTGATCCAGAAAACAAACGCTCTGCCCACGACGTTACTGAAGACGGTGCAACAGGTGCCTTAGCAGTTGGCTTATTAAAAAATGAAGTAGTTGTTGGTCTACCAACAGTTGGTACAGCATCGGATATGGTCGAAAACCTAACATTTCCATATAAAAGTATGCCTTTAGCGCCTATTCTAAACAAATCAACTGTTTCGGCTATGCTAACCAATAAATCAAGTATGATAACTTTTTTAGTTGTCATGATTATAACAGCCTTTCTACTTGTCTTAGGTAATTTTGTCATGAATCTATTACTACTAACAATTGTTGCGAATCTATCAAATAAATTAAGACAGACAACTTTGACTTTTGGTCAAACATTTAAACTACTTATCTATTGCTCAACTATCCCTAGTATTCTATCGGTTATCCTGCAACTATTAGTGCCGACAGACTTGCCATATAGTACTTTTAGTGTCGTTCTAACCGTCTTTATTTATTTTAGTATGTTCCCAAGATTAACAAAAAAAAGCTAG
- a CDS encoding HesB/YadR/YfhF family protein: MKLDISNDAHNWYVNELELEKGDSLRIYGKYGGATNVHVGLSTGITVTAPTKPAYSVEKDGITYYIEETDAWFFDDYVLKIELEHDEPTYVYQ; this comes from the coding sequence ATGAAGTTAGATATTTCAAATGATGCTCATAACTGGTATGTGAATGAGCTAGAATTAGAAAAAGGCGATAGTTTGCGTATTTATGGAAAATATGGTGGAGCGACAAATGTACATGTTGGCCTATCCACTGGTATTACCGTGACAGCGCCAACCAAACCAGCTTATTCCGTTGAAAAAGATGGCATCACGTATTATATAGAAGAAACTGACGCATGGTTTTTCGATGACTATGTACTAAAAATTGAGTTGGAACATGATGAACCAACTTACGTGTATCAATAA
- a CDS encoding potassium channel family protein translates to MLRKSFVVIGLGRFGGSVCRTLIESDQEVLAIDSCEEQVNEFMNIATHAVVANAQDEATLRSLGLRNFDHVIIAIGEDIQASILVTLMAKEMGVPRITAKAQNEYHARVLEKVGADTVVHPERDMGIRIGHKLTSNNMLDFIELSEDYSLAEVMVTNRKFFDKTIQDINFRQNFDLTIVAIRRGKKELIVSPQADEVILENDILLVVGDNKAVDYFDNKMD, encoded by the coding sequence ATGTTAAGAAAATCTTTTGTTGTTATCGGCTTAGGCCGTTTTGGTGGTAGCGTGTGTCGGACATTAATCGAGTCCGATCAAGAAGTCCTTGCCATTGATAGCTGCGAGGAGCAAGTGAATGAGTTTATGAATATTGCTACTCACGCAGTCGTTGCAAATGCTCAAGATGAGGCGACTTTGCGCTCGTTAGGGTTGCGTAACTTTGACCATGTCATTATTGCGATTGGTGAAGATATTCAAGCGAGTATTTTGGTCACTTTAATGGCAAAAGAGATGGGTGTGCCAAGAATTACAGCAAAAGCACAAAATGAGTACCATGCGCGAGTACTCGAAAAAGTTGGAGCGGATACGGTTGTCCATCCTGAACGTGATATGGGGATTCGGATTGGTCACAAGCTAACGTCGAATAACATGTTAGATTTTATTGAGTTATCTGAGGACTACTCATTAGCAGAAGTTATGGTGACAAATCGCAAATTCTTCGATAAAACGATTCAAGACATTAATTTCCGTCAAAATTTTGATTTGACGATTGTAGCGATTCGCCGAGGTAAAAAAGAATTGATTGTTTCACCACAAGCCGATGAAGTCATTTTAGAAAATGACATACTTTTAGTTGTTGGTGACAACAAGGCTGTCGACTATTTTGATAATAAGATGGATTAG
- a CDS encoding response regulator translates to MIKVLLVDDHEMVRLGVSSYLSIQSDIEVVGEAENGLKGYEHALELRPDVILMDLVMDVMDGITATQKILAEWPEAKIIIVTSFIDDEKVYPAIEAGAVGYLLKTSSAKEIADAIRSANAGNKVLEPEVTNKMMERLSQPKVHVLHEDLTNREREILLLITEGKSNQDIADELFITLKTVKTHVSNILSKLNVEDRTQATIYAFKNGLVD, encoded by the coding sequence GTGATTAAAGTGTTGTTAGTTGATGACCATGAAATGGTACGCTTAGGTGTATCGTCTTATTTATCTATTCAGTCGGATATTGAAGTGGTTGGAGAGGCTGAAAATGGCTTGAAAGGGTATGAGCATGCTTTAGAGTTGAGACCAGATGTAATTTTAATGGATTTAGTGATGGATGTGATGGATGGCATTACTGCAACACAAAAGATTTTAGCTGAGTGGCCTGAAGCCAAAATCATTATTGTCACCAGTTTTATTGATGATGAAAAAGTTTATCCAGCTATCGAAGCAGGTGCAGTTGGCTATTTATTAAAAACGTCGTCTGCTAAGGAAATTGCTGACGCGATTCGTTCTGCAAATGCGGGAAATAAAGTGCTAGAGCCTGAAGTGACGAATAAAATGATGGAGCGTCTTTCACAACCAAAAGTGCATGTTTTACATGAGGATTTAACTAACCGAGAACGAGAAATTTTATTGTTGATTACTGAAGGTAAAAGCAATCAAGACATTGCAGATGAATTGTTTATTACGCTGAAAACTGTAAAAACCCATGTATCAAATATTTTATCAAAACTAAATGTTGAGGATCGGACGCAAGCAACGATTTATGCATTTAAAAATGGCTTAGTGGATTAG
- a CDS encoding sensor histidine kinase, with protein MMEKLNRPLVFFYTFLFTFIVLILTLYMYFFAKKQNYWMGELLTVQMFKIPLLIYVILISIVVGFVVLAFLYFIDYKIYGKVEMQLRLMALGQYEHRKTMESLENHPTQIDLDIQSIRMKLVDMTKDLQELSQRPQLVDGQTKENIIKEERHRIARELHDSVSQQLFAATMMLSTLNEIVAESEIPEIIEKQLKVITGIIDSSQSEMRALLLHLRPINLENKSLKSGVELLLKELQTKINIEVVWDIENVSTKSAIEDHLFRIVQELLSNTLRHAKATTLEVYLKSIDQNLLLKVVDDGVGFDMEQDKVGSYGLGNIQERVTGIGGTLKIVSFKNQGTSIEIKIPLI; from the coding sequence ATGATGGAAAAATTAAATCGACCGTTAGTCTTTTTTTATACGTTCCTTTTTACGTTTATAGTTCTAATTTTGACACTTTATATGTACTTTTTTGCTAAAAAACAAAATTACTGGATGGGCGAATTATTAACGGTTCAAATGTTTAAAATTCCTCTCTTGATTTATGTCATTTTAATTTCAATTGTGGTGGGTTTTGTTGTTCTGGCTTTTCTTTATTTTATCGATTATAAAATCTATGGCAAAGTGGAAATGCAATTGCGTTTGATGGCACTAGGTCAATATGAGCATCGTAAAACAATGGAAAGTCTTGAAAATCATCCGACACAGATTGATTTAGACATTCAATCGATTCGGATGAAGTTAGTTGATATGACTAAAGATCTACAAGAACTTAGCCAACGACCGCAGTTAGTAGATGGTCAAACAAAAGAAAATATTATTAAAGAAGAACGTCATCGTATTGCTAGAGAATTGCACGATTCTGTAAGCCAGCAGCTTTTTGCGGCAACGATGATGTTGTCGACTTTAAATGAGATTGTCGCAGAAAGTGAGATTCCGGAAATTATTGAGAAGCAATTAAAGGTCATTACTGGTATTATTGATTCATCTCAATCTGAAATGCGTGCGTTATTACTCCATTTACGTCCAATTAATTTAGAAAACAAATCACTAAAAAGTGGTGTAGAATTATTATTAAAAGAGTTACAAACTAAAATCAATATTGAAGTAGTTTGGGATATTGAAAATGTTTCAACTAAAAGTGCTATTGAAGATCATTTATTCCGTATTGTTCAGGAATTATTATCGAATACATTGCGTCATGCTAAAGCTACGACTTTAGAAGTGTATTTAAAATCAATCGATCAAAACCTTCTGTTAAAAGTCGTGGATGATGGTGTTGGCTTTGATATGGAACAAGATAAAGTGGGTAGTTATGGTTTAGGAAACATCCAAGAACGGGTAACTGGGATTGGTGGCACACTGAAAATTGTTAGTTTTAAAAATCAAGGTACAAGTATCGAAATTAAAATCCCGTTAATTTAG
- the liaF gene encoding cell wall-active antibiotics response protein LiaF, with protein MQSSWKFFIVIELLLLLWGAYHLLSNVPIFLFFLFALLNIYYVSKKSQRTSFNQFQFFASVIIVILCLLSSPAIWLMLIIAIVFIGSKGIEVSGVNVFSHAPWNKKHMMMVKTTASEPKSGRRFKRKWLGTQRFGDAMYEWNDINIAVVSGDTIIDFGNTLLPKDDNIVIVRKGFGRTRLLVPTGIGIVVEHSTMIGNLSFDGEEYSLTNESIKLYSSDYDNATRRLKVITNSLFGDVEVIRI; from the coding sequence ATGCAGAGCTCATGGAAGTTTTTTATTGTGATTGAGTTATTGTTACTACTTTGGGGAGCCTATCACTTATTGAGTAACGTACCGATCTTCTTATTTTTCTTATTTGCACTTTTAAATATTTATTACGTGTCAAAGAAAAGTCAACGGACATCCTTTAATCAATTTCAATTTTTTGCTAGTGTGATTATTGTCATTTTATGTCTTTTGAGTAGTCCAGCAATTTGGCTCATGCTCATTATCGCTATTGTTTTTATTGGGTCTAAAGGGATTGAAGTATCAGGAGTCAACGTTTTTTCTCATGCGCCGTGGAATAAAAAACACATGATGATGGTCAAGACAACTGCTAGTGAACCAAAATCTGGTCGCCGTTTTAAACGTAAATGGTTAGGTACTCAACGTTTTGGTGATGCAATGTACGAATGGAATGATATTAATATCGCGGTTGTTTCGGGAGACACGATTATTGATTTTGGGAATACTTTGTTGCCAAAAGATGATAATATAGTGATAGTGAGAAAAGGCTTTGGTCGGACGCGTTTATTAGTTCCAACTGGCATTGGAATTGTGGTTGAGCATTCAACAATGATTGGTAATTTGAGTTTTGATGGAGAAGAGTATTCTCTAACAAATGAGTCAATCAAATTGTATAGTTCTGACTATGATAATGCGACAAGACGTTTAAAAGTCATTACTAACTCATTATTTGGCGATGTTGAGGTAATACGCATATGA
- the greA gene encoding transcription elongation factor GreA, whose amino-acid sequence MEKTYPMTLEGKDKLEKELEHLIMVKRPEIVERIKIARSFGDLSENSEYESAKDEQAFVEGRITTIENMIRFAQIIDNGNVAKDEVALGRTVSFIELPDGEEEEYIIVGSAEADPFSGKISNDSPIARALLGKKLGDEVVISTPGGNMTVKIQKIS is encoded by the coding sequence ATGGAAAAAACGTATCCAATGACTTTAGAAGGTAAAGACAAATTAGAAAAAGAATTAGAACATTTAATTATGGTGAAACGTCCTGAAATCGTGGAACGAATTAAAATTGCCCGTAGTTTTGGGGACTTATCAGAAAACTCTGAGTATGAGTCAGCAAAAGACGAGCAAGCATTTGTTGAAGGACGAATTACAACGATTGAAAATATGATTCGTTTTGCACAAATTATTGATAACGGTAACGTAGCAAAAGATGAAGTGGCACTTGGACGTACGGTATCATTCATTGAATTACCAGATGGTGAAGAAGAAGAATACATCATTGTTGGTAGTGCAGAAGCTGATCCATTTTCTGGTAAAATTTCTAACGACTCACCAATTGCTCGAGCTTTATTAGGTAAAAAATTAGGCGATGAAGTCGTTATCTCAACACCAGGTGGTAATATGACCGTTAAAATTCAAAAAATTTCTTAA
- the mltG gene encoding endolytic transglycosylase MltG: MANEHDPNNLEPETSRNGATEQTDNQEPTYTEKRSRKKKYDKRQKENKMVGKIVAIVIGLLVMALVIAGFSFYNFFKSSLQPLNPNNKKLVQVEIPVGSSSKDIGRILEKDKVIKSGLVFSYYVKMNNLSDFQAGYYQMAPSMKLSEIASSLQQGGTDEPEALADAKITIPEGYTIDQIADLLAKKTTVKKDDFLKLMKDETFFNQLVEKYPDLLTSAKEAKDVKFRLEGYLYPATYNYYEDSKLEDLVDQMVAKTNQVLTPYYDSIKEKNLTVQEVLTLASLVEKEGVHEDDRRKIAQVFFNRIKIDMPLQSDISILYALDEHKVHLSNQDTQVESPYNLYINKGYGPGPFNNPSQQAIEAVLNPSANDDIYFLADVSTGKVYYAKTYEEHLALKQEYIDNKK, encoded by the coding sequence TTGGCAAATGAACATGACCCAAATAATTTAGAGCCAGAAACATCTAGAAATGGTGCAACTGAGCAGACTGACAATCAAGAACCAACATATACAGAAAAGCGTTCACGTAAAAAAAAGTATGATAAACGACAAAAAGAAAATAAAATGGTTGGCAAAATTGTTGCCATTGTCATTGGCCTACTTGTTATGGCCTTAGTAATAGCTGGATTTTCTTTTTATAACTTTTTTAAGTCTAGTTTGCAACCATTAAATCCTAATAATAAAAAATTAGTTCAAGTTGAAATCCCTGTAGGTAGTTCAAGTAAAGATATTGGTCGTATTCTAGAAAAAGATAAAGTAATAAAGAGCGGTTTGGTTTTTTCTTATTATGTGAAGATGAATAATTTATCTGATTTTCAAGCTGGATATTATCAAATGGCTCCTAGCATGAAGTTATCTGAGATTGCTAGCAGTTTACAACAAGGTGGGACAGATGAGCCAGAAGCTCTAGCTGACGCTAAAATAACTATTCCTGAAGGGTATACAATTGATCAAATTGCTGATTTATTAGCTAAGAAAACAACGGTTAAAAAAGATGATTTTCTGAAACTAATGAAAGATGAGACGTTTTTCAATCAATTAGTTGAAAAGTATCCGGATTTATTAACAAGTGCTAAAGAAGCGAAAGATGTTAAGTTCCGCTTAGAAGGGTATTTATATCCGGCGACTTATAATTACTATGAAGATTCTAAATTAGAAGATTTAGTTGATCAAATGGTGGCTAAAACAAATCAAGTGTTAACCCCTTATTATGACTCGATTAAGGAAAAAAATCTAACGGTACAAGAAGTGTTAACTTTAGCTTCATTAGTTGAAAAAGAAGGCGTTCATGAAGATGATCGTCGAAAAATTGCCCAAGTTTTCTTTAATCGGATTAAAATCGATATGCCTTTACAATCTGATATTTCAATTTTATATGCTTTAGATGAGCATAAAGTTCATTTATCAAATCAAGATACTCAAGTGGAATCACCGTATAACTTGTATATTAATAAAGGTTATGGTCCTGGGCCGTTTAATAATCCAAGTCAACAGGCAATTGAAGCTGTTTTAAACCCAAGTGCTAACGATGACATTTACTTTTTAGCTGATGTATCAACTGGTAAAGTTTATTATGCTAAAACATATGAAGAGCATTTAGCACTCAAACAAGAATATATCGATAACAAAAAATAA
- a CDS encoding zinc ribbon domain-containing protein YjdM has protein sequence MPQCPMCGSTYTYEDRGLFVCPECGHEWSESAAAQEESGLIVKDSNGNILTEGDSVTVIKDLKVKGASNPIKQGTKVKNIRLVEGDHNIDCKVDGFGPMKLKSEFVKKL, from the coding sequence ATGCCTCAATGCCCGATGTGTGGCTCAACATACACCTATGAAGACCGTGGATTATTTGTCTGTCCAGAATGTGGTCATGAATGGTCGGAGTCAGCTGCAGCACAAGAAGAATCAGGTTTAATCGTCAAAGATTCAAATGGGAATATTTTAACTGAAGGTGATAGCGTCACAGTTATCAAGGATTTAAAAGTCAAAGGTGCAAGCAATCCAATTAAACAAGGAACTAAAGTGAAAAACATCCGTTTAGTTGAAGGTGATCATAACATTGATTGTAAAGTCGATGGTTTTGGACCAATGAAACTAAAATCAGAATTTGTAAAAAAACTATAA